The Zygosaccharomyces rouxii strain CBS732 chromosome G complete sequence genome contains a region encoding:
- a CDS encoding uncharacterized protein (similar to uniprot|P54786 Saccharomyces cerevisiae YML109W ZDS2 Protein that interacts with silencing proteins at the telomere involved in transcriptional silencing paralog of Zds1p) codes for MDADRNSPHDGLNQQHEKHQSQDHQHQQRLQRHQRQHQREQLPLRERRSTNDTMKEKRKSEVMIAAQSLDNEVQSVKNLKRISIGSMDMLLDPELEYRVSSNAGKQENRKSWTSGVPARPAEEVENMQNRATVRYTYPSRAVEGEPDESFESELSEISFDVTNSEYLEGLDPNDDSSIQKSENDTTDLRGSQKSQVSSSGRSISGVGTLKRGASNIPLRKTSTSSDASSGSNGSLTKNLLWVPANQHPNVKPENYLELVQDTLHNIRLEGNEDEQTGNDMNTTTAKVEHGTNKENEDKGYLPRKNNSLVRKPSRLRKSYTEFDEENDDYLDTSGFSKKRSSEDVEDASNLTISSTNSSRAVSLRDITDELTKISNNAGLTDSDAITLARTLSMAGSFTSDEPDDIIENSRGTQGDDLQYYNEADAMEKKEDDAEFASNMFMKNGFVIPARSSLRRSKFNTYRVRSASDENLDENKSINSGLSDHHGHTHSVLPSQTDYVPTPSSREERSVDSKSSQDRRLENMKETPADEDSAASGAYVKQQDYLGTPGDQHSHGSKSPSQFIGEDGSNLTSPSTISDFQDIYDHYRQSSVDWEKELKKERDFAQQMDSYNKPTTTEVHIEPPVPEESPDLADASAENLVVSKDDSLSSSEVSTDSVLIKPEHGQSFESTVPQHYHTQQDTAEQQAGSSFVTEQNKSEPIAFKSHESNTSNSSNSNRQAQKRGGWALFSMGTKDILGGDQRSDKDEDNNQMEEFQSEEYVPKENADFIKTSTHMRTDYERVAADRSNHSKNRHSPIFTENNKKEIMEESRPELQIEPKIEDVPTETDEQMETNSEYSNSDSSNSFSAQKLEKKFVNLFKRKGKNKSSSSKTGKTHKKLELTKKATNNTLPKFRKAAKGQSKQTELSENEQLYDASSDGASPDISLGEPVDDAVMDTSAGSFQDASEMRQEEHLSLQPAVSVQSTKSSPGIVVESTKQLESNESREVSADNVVATQMETKSVQMKKQASLEKEQQRQQQQKQQQKQQQKQQQQYHHHQQQKQQQKQPQKQQVSNGQQVHPTPPVQNQPQPLPARKLTFSDVKRLDRPNAPMQFTDSAFGFPLPMLTVSTVVMFDHRLPINVERAIYRLSHLKLSDPKRELRQQVMLSNFMYAYLNLVNHTLYMEQVAQEGGQEIPTASKTTNAASTAHTGSGSYTTDQNDANGAICIPDIQG; via the coding sequence ATGGACGCAGATCGGAATAGCCCACATGATGGGCTGAATCAACAACATGAGAAGCACCAAAGTCAAGATCATCAACATCAGCAGCGTCTGCAGCGTCATCAGCGTCAGCATCAGCGAGAGCAGCTTCCACTCAGGGAGAGAAGAAGCACGAATGATACAATGAAGGAGAAAAGGAAATCAGAAGTCATGATTGCAGCTCAATCACTGGATAATGAAGTACAAAGTGTGAAAAACCTAAAGAGGATCTCCATTGGTTCTATGGATATGCTGTTGGATCCAGAATTAGAATACAGAGTTAGTTCTAATGCTGGTAAACAGGAGAATAGGAAATCATGGACTTCAGGTGTCCCTGCGCGTCCGGCTGAAGAAGTAGAGAACATGCAAAATAGGGCAACTGTTCGATATACTTATCCATCAAGGGCGGTTGAAGGTGAACCAGACGAATCATTTGAAAGCGAATTATCAGAGATCAGTTTTGACGTTACAAATTCGGAATATTTGGAAGGTCTTGATCCCAATGATGATTCGAGTATACAGAAGAGTGAAAATGATACGACTGATTTAAGGGGAAGTCAAAAATCCCAAGTCTCATCATCTGGAAGAAGCATTAGTGGCGTGGGTACCTTGAAAAGGGGTGCAAGTAACATACCGCTAAGAAAAACTTCAACGAGTTCAGATGCCAGTAGTGGATCTAATGGTTCTTTGACTAAAAACTTGTTGTGGGTTCCAGCAAATCAACATCCTAACGTGAAACCAGAAAACtatttggaattggttcaaGACACTTTGCATAACATTAGGCTTGaaggtaatgaagatgaacaaacTGGTAATGACATGAATACAACGACAGCAAAGGTAGAACATGGTACCAACAAGGAAAATGAGGATAAGGGTTATCTACCCCGTAAGAACAATTCTCTTGTGCGAAAACCATCGCGTTTGAGAAAATCTTATACAGAATTCGATGAGGAAAATGACGATTATCTAGACACGAGTGGGTTTTCGAAAAAGAgatcttctgaagatgttgaagaTGCATCTAACTTGACGATCTCTTCTACGAATTCATCTAGGGCAGTTTCCTTAAGGGACATTACAGATGAGCTGACCAAAATCTCAAATAACGCTGGGTTGACCGACTCTGATGCCATTACGCTAGCAAGAACACTAAGTATGGCTGGATCCTTTACAAGTGATGAACCGGATGACATCATTGAAAACAGCCGCGGTACACAGGGAGATGATTTGCAATATTACAATGAGGCTGATGCcatggaaaaaaaagaagatgacGCTGAATTTGCCTCTAACATGTTCATGAAGAATGGATTTGTAATTCCTGCTAGATCTTCATTGAGGAGAAGTAAATTTAATACTTATCGTGTAAGGTCAGCCAGTGACgaaaatttggatgagAACAAATCTATTAACTCTGGATTGAGTGATCACCACGGTCATACTCACAGTGTTTTACCATCACAAACTGATTATGTACCTACTCCATCTTCCCGAGAAGAACGTTCAGtggattccaaatcttcacaGGACCGTCGCCTTGAGAATATGAAGGAAACGCCGGCAGACGAAGACTCAGCGGCAAGTGGTGCCTACGTGAAGCAGCAAGATTACTTGGGTACCCCCGGAGATCAACATAGTCATGGGAGTAAATCTCCTTCACAATTTATTGGCGAAGACGGGTCAAATTTGACGTCTCCAAGTACCATCAGCGATTTTCAAGATATTTATGATCATTATCGACAATCTAGTGTGGATTGGGAAAAGgagttgaagaaagaacGTGATTTTGCCCAACAAATGGACAGTTATAATAAACCAACCACCACAGAAGTACATATAGAGCCTCCAGTTCCAGAGGAATCCCCAGATCTTGCAGATGCATCAGCTGAAAATCTAGTCGTCTCGAAGGACGACagtctttcttcttctgaagTTTCAACTGATAGCGTCTTGATAAAACCGGAACATGGTCAATCTTTCGAAAGCACTGTGCCTCAGCATTATCACACACAACAGGATACAGCAGAACAACAAGCCGGTAGTAGTTTTGTCACTGAACAGAACAAATCAGAACCGATTGCATTTAAATCCCATGAAAGCAATActagtaatagtagtaacAGTAATAGACAGGCTCAAAAAAGAGGAGGATGGGCTCTCTTTAGTATGGGGACTAAAGATATCTTGGGGGGAGATCAAAGAAGTGACAAAGACGAAGATAACAACCAAATGGAGGAGTTCCAATCGGAGGAGTATGTGCCAAAAGAGAATGCTGACTTCATCAAAACGAGCACTCACATGAGAACTGACTATGAGCGCGTAGCCGCAGATAGAAGTAATCATTCTAAGAACCGCCATTCTCCCATTTTTACGGAAAACAATAAGAAAGAGATTATGGAGGAGTCTAGGCCAGAGCTTCAGATTGAACCTAAAATTGAAGACGTCCCTACTGAAACTGATGAACAGATGGAAACGAACTCTGAGTACTCGAATTCTGATTCCTCGAACTCATTCTCAGCTCAgaaattggagaaaaaatTCGTCAACCTATTTAAGAGAAAGGGCAAAAATAAGTCCTCTAGCAGCAAGACTGGTAAGACTCATAAGAAGCTTGAATTGACTAAAAAGGCTACAAACAACACTCTTCcaaaatttagaaaagCTGCCAAAGGCCAATCCAAGCAAACAGAACTTTCTGAAAATGAGCAGCTCTATGACGCATCATCGGATGGTGCTTCTCCCGATATTAGTTTGGGTGAGCCTGTTGACGACGCTGTAATGGACACTAGTGCAGGTTCCTTCCAAGACGCTTCTGAAATGAGGCAAGAGGAACATTTGTCCCTACAGCCTGCTGTCAGCGTACAAAGCACAAAATCTAGTCCTGGTATAGTTGTCGAATCAACCAAACAGCTCGAAAGTAATGAGTCCCGAGAAGTTAGCGCTGATAATGTGGTTGCTACCCAAATGGAGACAAAGAGTGTTCAGATGAAAAAACAAGCTTCAttagaaaaagaacaacaacgacaacagcagcaaaaACAGCAGCAAAAACAGCAGCAAaaacagcaacaacaataccaccaccaccaacaacaaaaacaacaacaaaaacagCCACAGAAGCAACAAGTTTCTAATGGTCAACAGGTACATCCTACTCCACCTGTTCAAAACCAACCACAGCCTTTACCGGCTCGTAAATTAACATTTAGCGATGTTAAACGTTTAGACAGACCTAATGCCCCTATGCAATTCACCGATAGCGCCTTTGGATTCCCATTACCCATGCTGACAGTTTCTACAGTAGTTATGTTCGATCACAGGTTACCTATTAACGTGGAGAGAGCCATCTATAGGCTAAgtcatttgaaattaagtGATCCCAAGAGAGAGTTGAGGCAGCAAGTTATGCTCAGTAATTTCATGTATGCCTATTTGAACTTGGTGAATCATACATTGTACATGGAGCAAGTAGCTCAAGAAGGTGGACAAGAAATACCTACTGCATCTAAAACCACCAACGCTGCTAGTACTGCTCATACCGGTTCAGGCTCTTATACCACGGATCAAAATGACGCCAATGGCGCGATATGCATACCAGATATTCAAGGATAA